From Xiphophorus hellerii strain 12219 chromosome 20, Xiphophorus_hellerii-4.1, whole genome shotgun sequence, the proteins below share one genomic window:
- the kif17 gene encoding LOW QUALITY PROTEIN: kinesin-like protein KIF17 (The sequence of the model RefSeq protein was modified relative to this genomic sequence to represent the inferred CDS: deleted 1 base in 1 codon), with protein sequence MGSESVKVVARCRPLDDREKTLCCKMVLSMDVHRCQCFIEKPGAMDEPPKQFTFDGTYYINQTTEQLYNEIAYPLIEGVTEGYNGTIFAYGQTGSGKSFTMQGVSEPATQKGVIPRAFEHIFESIQCAENTKFLVRASYLEIYNEEVRDLLGSNTKQKHELKEHPERGVYVPDLTMLTVHSVGECERIMEQGWKNRAVACTLMNKDSSRSHSIFTIRLEICNTDPAGQDHIRAGKLNLVDLAGSERQSKTGATGERLREATKINLSLSALGNVISALVVGRSKYIPYRDSKLTRLLQDSLGGNTRTLMIACLSPADNNYEESLSTLRYANRAKSIQNRPRINEDPKDALLREYQEEIKKLRTLISGQLALLSGQPADALSRLPPNADETKEKIKEEYEEKLAKLQTEYNAEQESKAKLQANIIALQRSYESKLSNLENAKASRGSSDPMKVSSSCKAQDEEKESTPNTDQISLSTTYFTGKGMPDASCAAVSTQKDPDGNELTYSDDTKSNEPLDQKHVLERLQILEQEVIGGEQARNNELQQRHRQRKKFADQRKAQLINALSEDSEESDSVLLNVYNSIQEEVHAKSQILSRVQGKLKAAKLEIRDLQAEFELERNDYLANIRRLEREGQLLNSLLERMVPLVRRDCNYSNLDRMRKEAVWDDDSSTWKLPDVMVQKTTLPSAVTPNPSSRRDSGSDHAESLMVEEDRYKELLDRKDSENIASNYFKSKRASQLLSGDAVKGHGYHSVNGSNMNPSPRSDPVLPRPFRLESLEVSVPNGKAKRRKSKSHVHSEET encoded by the exons ATGGGTTCAGAGTCAGTTAAGGTGGTGGCGAGGTGCAGGCCGCTGGATGACAGGGAGAAGACTCTCTGCTGTAAGATGGTTCTGTCCATGGATGTCCACCGGTGCCAGTGCTTCATTGAAAAGCCAGGGGCA ATGGATGAGCCACCCAAACAGTTCACTTTTGATGGGACCTACTACATTAATCAAACTACTGAGCAGCTGTACAACGAGATTGCCTATCCTTTGATTGAG GGTGTTACTGAGGGATACAATGGCACAATTTTTGCCTACGGGCAAACTGGAAGTGGAAAATCTTTCACCATGCAGGGGGTGTCTGAACCTGCAACTCAGAAAGGTGTAATACCACGAGCTTTTGAGCACATTTTTGAGAGCATTCAG TgtgctgaaaacacaaaattcctTGTGAGGGCCTCATACCTGGAGATTTACAATGAGGAAGTAAGAGACCTTTTGGGAAGTAAcaccaaacagaaacatgag CTGAAAGAGCACCCGGAGCGTGGGGTGTATGTGCCGGACCTCACCATGCTCACGGTGCACAGCGTAGGGGAATGTGAAAGAATCATGGAGCAAGGCTGGAAGAACCGGGCAGTGGCTTGCACGCTGATGAATAAAGACTCCTCCCGCTCCCACTCTATCTTCACCATCCGTTTGGAGATCTGTAACACTG ATCCAGCCGGTCAAGATCATATACGAGCAGGCAAACTTAACCTTGTAGACCTGGCAGGAAGTGAGCGTCAGTCTAAAACTGGTGCCACTGGAGAGCGACTCCGTGAGGCCACAAAGATCAATCTCTCCCTCTCGGCTCTGGGCAATGTCATCTCTGCCCTGGTGGTCGGCCGCTCCAAGTACATCCCCTACCGGGACTCCAAGCTGACCAGACTGCTGCAGGACTCTCTGGGAGGAAACACACGGACATTGATGATCGCCTGCCTCTCACCTGCTGATAACAACTATGAGGAGAGTCTGAGTACTCTGCGCTATGCAAACCGAGCCAAGAGCATCCAGAACAGACCTAGAATCAACGAAGACCCCAAGGATGCTCTGCTGCGAGAGTATCAGGAGGAGATCAAGAAGTTGCGGACCCTCATCTCAGGCCAGCTAG CTCTTCTGTCTGGTCAGCCTGCAGATGCTCTTTCACGGTTGCCACCCAATGCTGATGAAACAAAGGAAAAGATTAAAGAG GAGTACGAAGAAAAGCTGGCAAAATTGCAGACCGAGTACAATGCAGAGCAGGAGTCCAAAGCAAAGCTGCAGGCAAACATTATTGCTCTGCAGCGCTCATATGAATCAAAGCTGTCTAATCTGGAGAACGCCAaagccagcagggggagctctGACCCTATGAAAG TGAGCTCCAGCTGTAAAGCTCAAGATGAAGAGAAAGAGAGCACACCCAACACTGATCAAATCAGTCTCTCTACAACCTACTTCACTGGGAAAGGTATG CCTGATGCGTCTTGTGCTGCAGTCAGCACTCAGAAAGATCCAGATGGAAATGAGCTCACGTACTCAGATGATACCAAATCAAATGAGCCTCTGGACCAGAAACATGTACTGGAAAG ACTACAGATACTAGAACAGGAAGTAATAGGAGGGGAGCAGGCCAGGAACAATGAGTTACAGCAGAGACATCGGCAGAGGAAGAAGTTCGCAGATCAGAGAAAGGCCCAGCTCATCAACGCACTGTCAGAAGACAGTGAGGAGAGTGACAGTGTGTTATTGAATGTGTACAATTCAATCCAGGAAGAAGTTCATGCCAAAAGCCAGATACTGTCCAGAGTCCAGGGTAAG TTGAAAGCAGCCAAACTGGAGATCCGTGACCTCCAGGCGGAGTTTGAACTGGAGAGGAACGATTATCTGGCAAACATTCGCCGGCTTGAGAGGGAAGGCCAGCTGCTGAACAGCCTGCTGGAGCGCATGGTGCCACTGGTACGCCGAGACTGCAACTACAGCAACCTGGACCGCATGAGGAAAGAAGCTGTTTGGGATGATGACAGTTCCACCTGGAAGCTGCCAGATGTGATGGTGCAGAAAACAACTCTGCCTTCAG CAGTGACTCCAAATCCTTCATCCCGCAGAGATTCAGGTTCTGATCATGCCGAGTCACTTATG GTTGAAGAAGACAGGTACAAGGAATTGCTGGATCGCAAAGACAGTGAGAATATTGCCAGCAACTACTTTAAGTCAAAAAGAGCCAGTCAGCTGCTGAGCGGTGATGCTGTTAAAGGACATG
- the sh2d5 gene encoding LOW QUALITY PROTEIN: SH2 domain-containing protein 5 (The sequence of the model RefSeq protein was modified relative to this genomic sequence to represent the inferred CDS: deleted 1 base in 1 codon) produces the protein MGETQTTDDGTVTRSAEYVGSFLVDDCCLDDQIKQLHTQLKYLKACKKIRPVTLKFSLKGVKIYDEDEMTLLMAHALRRVSLSTARPIDGQFAFVSHNPGSTYGQLYCHVFKARHARAAQFLNLLLCRCFQLFYLEKHPEEAQESSSGSLPQRNPSLLNHGFPLSVSALVSFRRAPFRGLRLSTKKSKKSSNDLPDSQDDVFSSSSPSLTRKKVIRAKGLHSGAYRSFTFTPLKQRSVHEQLSVSQEKGQDNVPVRRSRAPSLAETEEALAQAVWSWAGLANDSSYSLLADDVMGSYLLCPHPKKPKSGSLIVHFPSGLKTHLIENTRKGKFMLEKCRREFHSLGELIEYYSVTPDELPCQLCCARVNHCYEWEENTNTQQAAKPYKNSTKARVKSSH, from the exons ATGGGAGAGACACAAACTACAGACGATGGCACAGTGACACGATCAGCAGAG TATGTTGGGTCTTTTCTTGTGGATGACTGCTGCTTGGATGATCAAATAAAGCAGCTGCACACACAGCTGAAGTACTTAAAG GCTTGCAAGAAAATCAGGCCGGTCACCTTGAAGTTCTCACTCAAAGGGGTGAAAATCTATGATGAGGATGAAATG ACCCTCCTAATGGCTCATGCATTGCGAAGAGTCTCTCTGTCCACCGCCCGCCCAATTGATGGCCAGTTTGCCTTCGTCTCCCATAACCCAGGCAGCACCTACGGCCAACTTTACTGCCATGTCTTTAAGGCAAGACATGCCCGAGCG GCTCAGTTCTTGAATTTGCTGCTCTGCCGATGTttccaattgttttatttggagAAACATCCAGAAGAGGCGCAAGAAAGTTCCAGTGGGTCATTGCCGCAGCGTAATCCCTCGCTGCTCAACCACGGCTTCCCTCTTAGCGTCAGTGCCCTAGTTTCCTTTAGAAGAGCTCCTTTTCGAGGACTGCGGTTAAGCACAAAG aaatctAAGAAGTCGTCCAATGACCTTCCTGACAGCCAAGAtgatgttttttcctcttcctctccctcactGACGCGGAAGAAAGTT ATCCGCGCCAAAGGACTACATTCTGGAGCTTACCGCTCCTTCACTTTCACACCACTCAAACAGCGCAGCGTTCACGAGCAACTAAGTGTGTCACAAG aaaagggTCAGGACAATGTGCCAGTGAGGAGATCCCGGGCTCCAAGTTTAGCCGAAACAGAGGAAGCATTGGCTCAGGCTGTGTGGAGTTGGGCTGGTCTTGCAAA tGACAGCAGCTACTCCCTCCTGGCAGATGATGTCATGGGATCATACCTTCTGTGCCCTCATCCCAAAAAACCTAAAAGTGGTTCCCTTATCGTTCACTTCCCCTCCGGCCTGAAAACCCACCTTATAGAAAACACTCGTAAAGGGAAGTTCATGTTGGAG AAATGCAGGAGAGAATTTCATTCCCTTGGTGAACTCATTGAATACTACTCGGTGACCCCGGATGAGCTGCCTTGCCAACTATGCTGTGCACGTGTGAACCACTGTTATGAGTGGGAAGAAAATACCAACACACAACAAGCTGCAAAACCATACAAAAACTCAACCAAAGCCAGAGTTAAAAGTTCACACTAA
- the hp1bp3 gene encoding heterochromatin protein 1-binding protein 3 isoform X2 encodes MPIRRAAATPTQEKAPSAAAEKEQEASSGESPPADKEQAASSAAPAEGEASGDGETEEKAEDGPLETKEELGDGKEMKDGVKHKKSKSKKVKRTIPAWASVTTHKKIPVSNFAGTQNKVENVLVEAIGSSNERSGMSFQSVMKYMLKKYPGMEFHKKKTLIKKSMKKHLEKGTIKQLKGKGLSGTFAIGKALPQSKKGVPKQEPLGDALPLIITRLCEPKEASYNLIKKYLEQHFPSLNIENRPDLLKTALVRAVEKGHLEQITGTGARGTFQLKRAAKESQLKGSTLEDAITVAITAMNEPKTCSTTSLRKYLVDSNKDVKENLLVANLRRTLTKCKVLGWMEQITGHGFTGTYQLSFPFYPSPTTLYPDKFKDVPTKTVKRKRFTDSSDEEDEEEEEESEEEESEDEAPVRKRKPNKRPPPKARRPPPAKKPRSVSKSKAGGKGRALAKKSPVKKTVRSGRNPPKKETVSTPKATPVKKGAPSRKSKTPAVKKLSKKGSRKPPSRESSPDEPKVEKATTKSGSRRIKTEESFPEEPKVLKETTKSGSKRPKVQESSPPTPKEPTPKKQAARGGPKKKAQPPPPKKADLQKNPKSSKQSARKSKRGRY; translated from the exons ATGCCGATTCGCCGAGCAGCCGCAACTCCAACCCAGGAGAAGGCTCCCTCTGCGGCTGCAGAGAAAG AACAAGAGGCCTCATCTGGAGAGTCGCCCCCTGCTGATAAAGAGCAGGCTGCATCTTCAGCTGCCCCAGCAGAGGGGGAGGCATCGGGCGATGGAGAGACCGAGGAGAAGGCAGAAGACGGACCCCTGGAGACAAAGGAGGAACTTGGAGACGGGAAAGA GATGAAAGATGGCGTCAAGCATAAGAAATCCAAATCCAAGAAGGTGAAACGGACAATTCCTGCATGGGCTAGCGtcaccacacacaaaaaaatccccGTGTCCAACTTTGCAGGCACGCAGAACAAAGTGGAAAACGTCCTTGTCGAAGCAATAGGG TCCTCCAATGAGAGGTCTGGGATGTCCTTCCAGTCCGTCATGAAATATATGTTGAAAAAATACCCAGGGATGGAATTTCACAAGAAGAAGACTCTAATCAAGAAATCAATGAAGAAACACTTGGAAAAGGGCACCATCAAAcag CTGAAGGGTAAAGGCCTTTCAGGAACCTTCGCCATTGGAAAAGCGCTTCCCCAATCTAAG AAAGGCGTTCCGAAGCAGGAGCCTCTGGGAGACGCCCTTCCTCTCATCATCACTCGGCTCTGTGAGCCCAAAGAGGCCTCTTACAATCTGATCAAGAAGTATCTGGAGCAGCACTTCCCCAGCCTCAACATTGAAAACAG GCCTGATCTACTGAAGACAGCCCTGGTAAGGGCGGTAGAGAAAGGACACCTGGAGCAAATCACAGGGACAGGAGCGAGAGGAACCTTCCAG CTGAAGCGAGCTGCCAAAGAGTCTCAGCTGAAAGGCAGCACGTTGGAAGATGCTATCACGGTTGCGATCACAGCTATGAATGAGCCCAAAACCTGCAGCACTACATCCCTGCGCAAATATCTCGTAGACTCCAACAAGGACGTCAAGGAGAACTTGTTGG TGGCCAATTTGAGGAGGACTCTGACCAAGTGTAAAGTTCTGGGCTGGATGGAGCAGATAACTGGTCACGGTTTCACAGGGACTTATCAGCTCTCGTTTCCGTTTTATCCAAG CCCTACAACACTGTATCCAGACAAGTTTAAAGATGTTCCAACAAAAACAGTCAAGCGGAAGCGGTTTACAGATTCTTCAGACgaagaagatgaggaggaggaagaggaatctgaggaagaagagtcagaagatGAGGCTCCAGTTCGTAAGAG GAAACCTAACAAGAGGCCTCCACCTAAGGCTCGGCGCCCTCCGCCAGCCAAGAAACCCCGCAGCGTCAGTAAGTCGAAGGCTGGAGGTAAAGGTCGAGCACTTGCAAAGAAGTCGCCTGTCAAGAAAACTGTGAGATCGGGAAGGAACCCACCTAAAAAGGAAACTGTATCAACACCTAAAGCAACACCTGTGAAGAAAGGGGCTCCTTCAAGAAAGTCTAAAACACCAGCTGTTAAAAAGCTAAGCAAAAAAGGCTCCAGGAAACCCCCATCCAGAGAGTCGTCCCCGGACGAGCCCAAAGTTGAAAAGGCGACGACAAAAAGTGGTTCCAGGCGGATAAAAACCGAGGAGTCCTTCCCTGAGGAGCCGAAAGTTCTAAAGGAGACGACGAAAAGCGGATCAAAGCGACCCAAAGTTCAAGAGTCGTCCCCCCCCACGCCCAAGGAGCCCACGCCCAAAAAGCAGGCAGCCAGAGGTGGGCCCAAAAAAAAGGCACAACCTCCGCCTCCCAAGAAAGCGGACCTCCAAAAAAACCCgaaaagcagcaaacagtcaGCTCGAAAGTCCAAGAGAGGAAGATACTGA
- the hp1bp3 gene encoding heterochromatin protein 1-binding protein 3 isoform X1, with protein MPIRRAAATPTQEKAPSAAAEKEQEASSGESPPADKEQAASSAAPAEGEASGDGETEEKAEDGPLETKEELGDGKEHNVKCQDCAAGQCSTHCYVLLLRMKDGVKHKKSKSKKVKRTIPAWASVTTHKKIPVSNFAGTQNKVENVLVEAIGSSNERSGMSFQSVMKYMLKKYPGMEFHKKKTLIKKSMKKHLEKGTIKQLKGKGLSGTFAIGKALPQSKKGVPKQEPLGDALPLIITRLCEPKEASYNLIKKYLEQHFPSLNIENRPDLLKTALVRAVEKGHLEQITGTGARGTFQLKRAAKESQLKGSTLEDAITVAITAMNEPKTCSTTSLRKYLVDSNKDVKENLLVANLRRTLTKCKVLGWMEQITGHGFTGTYQLSFPFYPSPTTLYPDKFKDVPTKTVKRKRFTDSSDEEDEEEEEESEEEESEDEAPVRKRKPNKRPPPKARRPPPAKKPRSVSKSKAGGKGRALAKKSPVKKTVRSGRNPPKKETVSTPKATPVKKGAPSRKSKTPAVKKLSKKGSRKPPSRESSPDEPKVEKATTKSGSRRIKTEESFPEEPKVLKETTKSGSKRPKVQESSPPTPKEPTPKKQAARGGPKKKAQPPPPKKADLQKNPKSSKQSARKSKRGRY; from the exons ATGCCGATTCGCCGAGCAGCCGCAACTCCAACCCAGGAGAAGGCTCCCTCTGCGGCTGCAGAGAAAG AACAAGAGGCCTCATCTGGAGAGTCGCCCCCTGCTGATAAAGAGCAGGCTGCATCTTCAGCTGCCCCAGCAGAGGGGGAGGCATCGGGCGATGGAGAGACCGAGGAGAAGGCAGAAGACGGACCCCTGGAGACAAAGGAGGAACTTGGAGACGGGAAAGA ACATAATGTGAAATGCCAGGACTGCGCGGCTGGACAGTGCTCAACACACTGCTATGTTCTCCTTCTAAG GATGAAAGATGGCGTCAAGCATAAGAAATCCAAATCCAAGAAGGTGAAACGGACAATTCCTGCATGGGCTAGCGtcaccacacacaaaaaaatccccGTGTCCAACTTTGCAGGCACGCAGAACAAAGTGGAAAACGTCCTTGTCGAAGCAATAGGG TCCTCCAATGAGAGGTCTGGGATGTCCTTCCAGTCCGTCATGAAATATATGTTGAAAAAATACCCAGGGATGGAATTTCACAAGAAGAAGACTCTAATCAAGAAATCAATGAAGAAACACTTGGAAAAGGGCACCATCAAAcag CTGAAGGGTAAAGGCCTTTCAGGAACCTTCGCCATTGGAAAAGCGCTTCCCCAATCTAAG AAAGGCGTTCCGAAGCAGGAGCCTCTGGGAGACGCCCTTCCTCTCATCATCACTCGGCTCTGTGAGCCCAAAGAGGCCTCTTACAATCTGATCAAGAAGTATCTGGAGCAGCACTTCCCCAGCCTCAACATTGAAAACAG GCCTGATCTACTGAAGACAGCCCTGGTAAGGGCGGTAGAGAAAGGACACCTGGAGCAAATCACAGGGACAGGAGCGAGAGGAACCTTCCAG CTGAAGCGAGCTGCCAAAGAGTCTCAGCTGAAAGGCAGCACGTTGGAAGATGCTATCACGGTTGCGATCACAGCTATGAATGAGCCCAAAACCTGCAGCACTACATCCCTGCGCAAATATCTCGTAGACTCCAACAAGGACGTCAAGGAGAACTTGTTGG TGGCCAATTTGAGGAGGACTCTGACCAAGTGTAAAGTTCTGGGCTGGATGGAGCAGATAACTGGTCACGGTTTCACAGGGACTTATCAGCTCTCGTTTCCGTTTTATCCAAG CCCTACAACACTGTATCCAGACAAGTTTAAAGATGTTCCAACAAAAACAGTCAAGCGGAAGCGGTTTACAGATTCTTCAGACgaagaagatgaggaggaggaagaggaatctgaggaagaagagtcagaagatGAGGCTCCAGTTCGTAAGAG GAAACCTAACAAGAGGCCTCCACCTAAGGCTCGGCGCCCTCCGCCAGCCAAGAAACCCCGCAGCGTCAGTAAGTCGAAGGCTGGAGGTAAAGGTCGAGCACTTGCAAAGAAGTCGCCTGTCAAGAAAACTGTGAGATCGGGAAGGAACCCACCTAAAAAGGAAACTGTATCAACACCTAAAGCAACACCTGTGAAGAAAGGGGCTCCTTCAAGAAAGTCTAAAACACCAGCTGTTAAAAAGCTAAGCAAAAAAGGCTCCAGGAAACCCCCATCCAGAGAGTCGTCCCCGGACGAGCCCAAAGTTGAAAAGGCGACGACAAAAAGTGGTTCCAGGCGGATAAAAACCGAGGAGTCCTTCCCTGAGGAGCCGAAAGTTCTAAAGGAGACGACGAAAAGCGGATCAAAGCGACCCAAAGTTCAAGAGTCGTCCCCCCCCACGCCCAAGGAGCCCACGCCCAAAAAGCAGGCAGCCAGAGGTGGGCCCAAAAAAAAGGCACAACCTCCGCCTCCCAAGAAAGCGGACCTCCAAAAAAACCCgaaaagcagcaaacagtcaGCTCGAAAGTCCAAGAGAGGAAGATACTGA